From a single Labrus bergylta chromosome 14, fLabBer1.1, whole genome shotgun sequence genomic region:
- the rps6ka4 gene encoding ribosomal protein S6 kinase alpha-4, whose protein sequence is MPGDASDSSDDSDAKTNETACTVKHQITNANLTGHTEKVGMENFELLKVLGTGAYGKVFLVRKNTGHDVGQLYAMKVLKKAAIVQKAKTTEHTRTERQVLEHIRQSPFLVTLHYAFQTQSKLHLILDYVSGGEMFTHLYQRDHFSEEAVRIYIGEIILALEHLHKLGIVYRDIKLENILLDSEGHVMLTDFGLSKEFLEEEKERTYSFCGTIEYMAPEIIRGKSGHGKSVDWWSLGILMFELLTGASPFTLEGERNSQSEVSKRILRCDPPFPSMIGPIAQDLLRKLLVKDPHKRLGSGPRGSEDIKAHSFFKGLNWADLAQKKLASPFKPELKSELDVGNFAEEFTGMDPVYSPASTPPSTDRLFQGYSFIAPSILFNKNAVMGDFVESQVGADRPGSASVQRSAMLQESQFFQHYELCLLGPPLGEGSFSVCRKCRHIQSGHEYAVKIVSRRMETNTQREIAALRQCESHPNIVKLHEVYTDQYHTYLVMELLKGGELLERIKRKKLFGEAEASQLLQSLVSAVSFMHEAGVVHRDLKPENVLFADEGGDSVLKVIDFGFARLCPAGSAPLQTPCFTLQYAAPELFESAGYDKACDLWSLGVILYTMLSGQVPFQSEQRGMTSSFAADIMQKIKEGDFSLEGEAWKGVSEDAKELVKGLLTVDPENRLKLSDLKENSWLQGGASMSTTPLCTPDVLESSGPTVRTYVNATYKAFNRGKREGFFLKSVDNAPLAKRRKLKMTSTGVETRWSSSSSSSSSSTSSSASASASASAKVSKVQPKQTVSPKQS, encoded by the exons ATGCCTGGAGACGCTTCTGATAGCAGCGATGATTCTgatgcaaaaacaaatgaaacagcCTGCACGGTCAAGCATCAGATCACCAATG CTAACCTCACAGGTCACACTGAGAAGGTCGGCATGGAGAACTTTGAGCTGCTCAAAGTCTTGGGCACTGGAG CTTACGGGAAAGTGTTTTTGGTCAGGAAAAACACGGGTCATGATGTGGGACAGCTTTACGCTATGAAG GTGTTAAAGAAAGCAGCCATTGTTCAAAAGGCAAAGACGACAGAACACACTCGCACTGAGAGGCAGGTGCTGGAGCACATCCGCCAGTCTCCATTCCTGGTCACGCTGCACTACGCCTTCCAGACGCAGAGCAAACTTCATCTCATCCTCG ACTATGTGAGCGGCGGGGAGATGTTCACTCATTTGTACCAACGGGATCACTTCTCTGAGGAGGCAGTGAGGATTTATATTGGGGAAATAATCCTGGCTCTGGAGCACCTTCAcaag CTTGGGATTGTGTACCGAGACATCAAATTGGAGAACATTCTTCTTGACAGCGAAGGCCACGTGATGTTGACAGATTTCGGGCTCAGCAAAGAGTTTCTGGAAGAAGAA AAAGAAAGGACCTACTCTTTCTGTGGCACCATTGAGTACATGGCACCTGAGATCATCAGGGGGAAATCAGGACACGGCAAG TCTGTAGACTGGTGGAGCCTTGGGATCCTGATGTTTGAGCTGCTGACAGGAGCGTCTCCCTTTACcctggagggagagaggaacTCTCAGAGCGAGGTTTCAAA ACGTATTTTGCGCTGTGATCCACCGTTCCCCTCAATGATCGGACCTATTGCTCAGGACCTGCTGAGGAAATTGTTGGTTAAAGATCCCCACAAGAGGCTGGGTTCAGGGCCGCGAGGGTCTGAAGACATTAAAGCACATTCCTTCTTCAAG GGTCTGAACTGGGCCGACCTCGCACAGAAGAAGTTGGCGAGTCCCTTCAAGCCAGAGCTGAAGAGTGAACTTGATGTGGGGAACTTCGCTGAGGAGTTCACAGGGATGGATCCTGTTTACTCTCCGGCAAGCACACCCCCGAGCACTGACCGCCTGTTCCAG GGTTACTCCTTCATCGCTCCTTCCATCCTCTTCAATAAGAATGCAGTGATGGGAGACTTTGTAGAGTCTCAGGTTGGGGCTGATCGACCAGGTTCAGCTTCTGTTCAACGCAGTGCAATGTTACAG GAATCCCAGTTTTTCCAGCACTATGAGCTTTGTCTCCTTGGGCCACCCCTGGGTGAGGGCAGTTTCTCTGTCTGCAGGAAGTGTCGACACATACAAAGTGGCCATGAATACGCTGTCAAGATTGTCAGCCGCAG AATGGAGAcaaacactcagagagagaTCGCTGCTCTGAGGCAATGTGAATCTCACCCAAACATCGTCAAGCTGCATGAAGTTTACACTGATCAG TACCACACATATTTAGTGATGGAGCTCCTGAAAGGAGGGGAGCTGCTGGAAAGGATCAAGAGAAAGAAACTGTTTGGCGAGGCGGAGGCAAGTCAGCTATTACAGAGCCTGGTCTCAGCTGTCAGCTTTATGCACGAGGCTGGAGTCGTGCACCGGGACCTCAAACCAGAG AACGTGCTGTTTgcggatgaaggaggagactcGGTGCTAAAAGTAATAGACTTTGGATTTGCCCGGCTGTGCCCTGCAGGCAGCGCCCCCCTGCAGACTCCCTGCTTCACGCTGCAGTACGCTGCACCTGAACTGTTCGAGAGTGCAGGATACGACAAAGCCTGTGACCTCTGGAGCCTTGGGGTCATTCTG TACACCATGCTGTCAGGCCAGGTGCCATTTCAGAGTGAGCAGCGTGGGATGACCTCATCATTTGCTGCTGACATCATGCAAAAAATAAAGGAGGGTGATTTCTCATTGGAAGGGGAGGCCTGGAAGGGCGTTTCAGAGGATGCCAAAGAGCTCGTTAAAG GCCTGCTGACAGTGGATCCAGAGAATCGTCTCAAACTCTCAGATCTCAAAGAGAACAGCTGGCTGCAGGGTGGAGCCTCCATGTCCACGACGCCTCTGTGCACGCCTGATGTGCTTGAGTCCAGCGGGCCTACAGTCCGCACCTACGTCAACGCCACCTACAAG GCTTTCAACCGTGGCAAGAGAGAGGGCTTCTTCCTGAAAAGCGTTGACAATGCTCCTCTTGCGAAACGACGAAAGCTGAAGATGACGAGCACAGGAGTAGAGACACGATGGAgttcatcctcctcatcctcctcttcctccacctcctcttctgCCTCGGCCTCAGCCTCAGCCTCTGCGAAAGTATCCAAAGTGCAGCCAAAGCAAACTGTGAGCCCAAAGCAGAGCTAG